Proteins encoded by one window of Methanobacterium sp. CWC-01:
- a CDS encoding UPF0058 family protein gives MYKDELIQLHQFLVYVLKNLESEYEVKDECGEYLSLNISPHHIHRTKAEHKHAIFVLSASISHVVAANNGGNSSNISNGLSELVKRSRKELIRSQNEDPLKYEKKYQKIMM, from the coding sequence ATGTACAAAGACGAGCTAATACAGCTACATCAATTTCTGGTATATGTTTTAAAAAATCTCGAAAGCGAATATGAGGTTAAGGATGAATGCGGGGAATATCTATCCTTGAATATAAGTCCACATCACATACACCGCACTAAGGCCGAACACAAACATGCTATTTTTGTTTTATCAGCCTCCATCTCTCATGTGGTGGCTGCCAATAATGGAGGGAACTCTTCCAACATCTCCAACGGCCTATCGGAACTGGTTAAGCGATCCAGAAAGGAACTTATCCGCTCCCAGAATGAGGATCCCCTAAAATACGAGAAAAAATACCAGAAAATCATGATGTAA
- a CDS encoding class I SAM-dependent methyltransferase, whose product MINVVYNIKIYREVLRDTIKQDDLVVELGCHLGNSTKIMAELAPEGRIIALDKSEEAAQSMNDLTSSYANIKFLKADVRLHETLEKVAKRLKEQGGCDVLSIDLGGGHYPDTTFKVFFIWSSTLRPRETIIRNRGLLDFLHSSTSSEIIKSQEGWLESSGGDGVPPRLKELQLWSTNI is encoded by the coding sequence ATGATCAATGTTGTATACAATATTAAAATTTATAGGGAAGTTCTAAGAGATACAATTAAACAGGATGATCTAGTGGTGGAGTTAGGGTGCCACCTTGGCAATTCAACCAAAATTATGGCGGAATTAGCCCCGGAAGGTAGGATTATTGCACTGGACAAATCTGAGGAAGCAGCCCAGTCTATGAATGATCTTACCAGTTCCTATGCTAATATAAAGTTCTTAAAGGCAGATGTACGACTACATGAGACTCTGGAAAAAGTCGCCAAAAGGTTAAAAGAACAGGGTGGTTGTGACGTGTTATCCATTGACTTGGGTGGTGGTCACTATCCCGATACCACCTTCAAGGTGTTCTTCATCTGGTCATCAACTTTAAGACCCAGGGAAACCATAATTAGAAATAGAGGACTTTTAGATTTCCTGCACTCCTCAACAAGCTCTGAAATAATTAAATCCCAGGAGGGCTGGTTGGAATCCTCTGGTGGGGATGGTGTTCCTCCCCGACTTAAAGAACTCCAACTGTGGTCCACCAACATTTAA
- a CDS encoding 2,3-diphosphoglycerate synthetase, whose amino-acid sequence MDGLRKMICLIDGEHYFPVTRNALETLDNLEHNEVVAAVFIGGTEKLRDASPASIEEKLGVPVYYDENFHEIPYHLISQSLTDHEPDVVMDLSDEPVVDYSKRFKIASLVLEMGIPYEGPDFQFQPLDEHDLLQKPSLKILGTGKRIGKTAVSAYAARLIHKEKYNPCVVAMGRGGPKEPEIVRGDQIEITPQFLMEQSNKGVHAASDHWEDALMSRILTIGCRRCGGGMLGQVFITNMKRGAQMANEVDADFVIMEGSGAAIPPVKTDKHVVLVGANQPLINIERFFGPFRIKKADLVVITMCEEPLASKHKVKTIETFINNLNPGAIVISTVFRPKPLESVQGKKVLFATTAPDSIKEVLIEHLENVYGCQVVGTTSHLSNRPLLQQDIEKYLDEAEVMLTELKAAAVDVATKDALEAGMEVVYCDNIPLAIREEDDLDQAIIRVVDSAIQDFPQNN is encoded by the coding sequence ATGGATGGCCTAAGGAAGATGATATGCCTAATTGATGGTGAGCATTATTTCCCGGTAACCAGAAATGCCTTAGAAACCCTGGATAACCTGGAACATAACGAAGTGGTTGCTGCTGTTTTTATTGGAGGCACAGAAAAGCTTCGGGATGCGTCACCGGCGTCTATCGAAGAAAAATTGGGAGTGCCTGTTTATTATGATGAAAATTTTCATGAAATTCCCTATCATCTTATTAGTCAAAGTTTAACGGATCATGAACCGGATGTGGTCATGGATCTCAGTGATGAACCAGTGGTGGACTATTCCAAACGGTTCAAAATTGCTTCACTGGTGTTGGAGATGGGCATCCCCTATGAGGGACCGGATTTCCAGTTCCAGCCCCTGGATGAACATGACCTACTGCAAAAACCTTCCCTGAAAATCCTGGGCACCGGTAAACGCATAGGAAAAACTGCAGTTTCCGCTTATGCAGCTCGTTTAATTCATAAAGAAAAATACAATCCCTGTGTAGTGGCCATGGGTCGTGGAGGCCCGAAGGAGCCGGAGATTGTCAGGGGAGATCAGATCGAGATCACACCCCAATTCTTAATGGAACAGTCCAACAAGGGAGTTCACGCCGCCTCGGACCACTGGGAAGACGCCCTCATGAGCAGAATACTGACCATCGGCTGCCGAAGGTGTGGTGGGGGTATGCTGGGCCAGGTGTTCATCACCAACATGAAAAGAGGAGCCCAGATGGCCAACGAAGTTGATGCTGATTTTGTGATAATGGAGGGCAGTGGAGCTGCCATACCCCCGGTTAAAACTGATAAACACGTAGTGCTGGTGGGTGCCAACCAGCCCCTCATAAATATTGAACGCTTCTTCGGACCATTCCGGATCAAGAAAGCCGACCTGGTGGTTATCACCATGTGCGAAGAGCCCCTGGCCAGTAAACACAAGGTAAAAACCATTGAAACCTTCATAAATAACCTGAATCCCGGGGCTATCGTTATATCCACCGTGTTCCGGCCCAAACCTTTAGAATCGGTGCAGGGTAAGAAGGTGTTATTTGCCACCACCGCCCCGGATTCCATTAAGGAGGTCCTAATAGAGCACCTGGAAAATGTTTACGGATGCCAGGTAGTGGGTACCACATCCCATCTTTCTAACCGTCCCCTGCTTCAGCAGGATATTGAAAAGTACCTAGACGAAGCGGAAGTGATGCTCACCGAACTTAAGGCAGCGGCTGTGGACGTGGCTACCAAGGATGCCTTGGAGGCCGGTATGGAAGTGGTTTACTGTGACAACATACCCCTGGCCATTCGAGAAGAGGATGACCTGGACCAGGCCATAATCCGGGTGGTGGACAGCGCTATCCAGGACTTCCCGCAGAACAATTAA
- the thsA gene encoding thermosome subunit alpha, producing MAQLGGQGQQIIILPEGTSRLLGRDAQRMNIMAGKALAGIVRTTLGPKGMDKMLVDGMGDIVVTNDGVTILREMDIEHPAAKMLVEVAKTQEDEVGDGTTTAVIIAGELLQKAEELLDLEIHPTTLVMGYRRAAAKALEVLEEISMDASDRETLLQVAMTAMTGKGTETAREPLAELIVSAVQQVEEDGEVNKKSINIQRIQGATINESEIVNGVVLDKGRADNSMPKNIENARIALLKYPLEVKDLETDAKIKLTDPTQMQAFLENEEQMIRDMVDKVIESGANVIFCQKGIDDLAQHYLAREGILALKRVRKSDMERLEKATGARLVTNIEDLSSDDLGEAGKVYEKKIFDEVLTFIEECPDPKAVSIILRGSTKHVAAEVERAVEDAIGVVSSTVEDGKVVYGGGAPEIAISKALRDYADTVSGREQLAISAFADALEVVPRTLAENAGLDQIDAIVDLRAAHEHSHHMGLDVFKGDVTDMKEANVVEPQRVKKQAIQSAAEAAEMILRIDDMIASSGIKEPEGMEGMPPGMGGMGGMPPMM from the coding sequence GTGGCACAGTTAGGCGGACAAGGCCAACAGATTATAATACTACCTGAAGGTACATCAAGACTTTTGGGACGAGACGCTCAAAGAATGAACATAATGGCAGGAAAAGCCCTGGCAGGAATTGTCAGAACCACATTGGGTCCTAAGGGAATGGACAAGATGCTGGTAGATGGTATGGGTGATATCGTGGTGACCAACGACGGGGTGACCATCCTCCGGGAAATGGACATCGAACACCCTGCTGCCAAGATGCTGGTGGAAGTAGCCAAAACCCAGGAAGACGAAGTGGGGGATGGAACCACCACCGCGGTTATCATTGCCGGTGAACTACTCCAGAAAGCCGAAGAACTGCTGGATCTGGAAATACACCCCACCACTCTGGTAATGGGATACCGTCGAGCAGCAGCCAAGGCTCTGGAAGTATTAGAAGAAATTTCCATGGACGCTTCTGACCGTGAAACCCTCCTGCAAGTGGCCATGACCGCCATGACTGGGAAAGGTACCGAAACTGCCCGTGAACCCCTGGCTGAACTCATAGTTAGCGCCGTGCAGCAGGTGGAAGAAGACGGTGAAGTTAACAAGAAAAGCATTAACATCCAGCGTATCCAGGGTGCCACCATTAACGAGTCAGAAATCGTTAACGGAGTGGTGCTGGACAAGGGACGAGCCGACAACTCCATGCCCAAGAATATTGAAAACGCACGGATAGCTCTTTTAAAGTACCCACTGGAAGTTAAGGACCTGGAAACAGATGCCAAGATCAAACTAACCGACCCCACTCAGATGCAGGCCTTCCTGGAAAATGAGGAACAGATGATCCGGGACATGGTGGATAAAGTCATAGAAAGCGGAGCCAACGTTATATTCTGCCAGAAGGGAATAGATGACCTGGCCCAGCACTACCTGGCCCGGGAGGGAATCCTGGCCTTGAAGAGGGTTAGAAAATCTGACATGGAAAGATTAGAGAAAGCAACCGGTGCTCGATTAGTGACCAACATCGAAGATCTCAGCTCTGATGACCTGGGAGAAGCTGGGAAGGTCTATGAGAAGAAGATCTTCGACGAAGTCCTGACCTTCATTGAAGAGTGTCCGGACCCCAAGGCAGTGTCCATCATCCTCCGGGGCAGCACCAAACATGTGGCTGCTGAGGTGGAAAGAGCTGTGGAGGATGCCATTGGTGTGGTATCATCCACCGTGGAAGATGGAAAAGTTGTTTATGGAGGAGGAGCACCTGAAATAGCTATATCTAAGGCCCTGCGTGACTACGCAGACACGGTCAGCGGTAGGGAACAGCTGGCCATTTCTGCCTTCGCCGATGCCCTGGAAGTGGTTCCCAGAACCCTGGCCGAGAACGCCGGACTGGACCAGATCGATGCCATCGTGGACCTGAGGGCTGCCCATGAACACAGCCACCACATGGGCCTGGACGTCTTCAAAGGCGATGTCACCGACATGAAGGAAGCCAACGTGGTGGAACCACAACGAGTGAAAAAACAGGCTATCCAGTCTGCCGCCGAAGCCGCCGAGATGATCCTGCGTATCGACGACATGATCGCCTCTTCCGGTATTAAAGAACC
- a CDS encoding 2-amino-3,7-dideoxy-D-threo-hept-6-ulosonate synthase: MIGKRIRIERILDRKTGRCVIVPMDHGVSIGPVPGIIDMAHTIDEAASGGANAVIMHKGMVGSGHRGYGRDIGLIIHLSASTGLGPDPNHKVLVTSVEKAIQMGADAVSVHVNVGSEKEPEMLMQLGSIAEICDDWGMPLIAMMYPRGKKIDNEHDAEVVKLASRAGAELGADIIKTNYTGDPDTFQEVIEGCPVPLVIAGGPRVETDRELLEMVKNSVDVGGAGVAIGRNIFQAKSPRKTTRAIAEIVHNNLGVDEALKILKG, from the coding sequence ATGATCGGCAAGCGAATCAGGATCGAAAGAATATTGGATCGGAAAACGGGAAGATGTGTCATTGTTCCCATGGATCATGGGGTTTCCATTGGACCGGTACCAGGCATAATCGACATGGCCCACACCATTGACGAGGCAGCCAGTGGCGGTGCTAATGCAGTTATAATGCACAAAGGAATGGTTGGAAGCGGACACAGAGGATATGGAAGGGATATAGGTTTGATAATACATCTCTCAGCCAGTACTGGCCTTGGACCAGATCCGAACCATAAGGTGCTGGTGACCTCGGTGGAGAAGGCCATCCAGATGGGAGCCGACGCTGTCTCGGTTCATGTTAACGTGGGATCCGAGAAAGAACCCGAAATGCTCATGCAGCTGGGAAGCATTGCCGAGATCTGTGATGACTGGGGAATGCCCCTCATCGCCATGATGTACCCCCGCGGTAAGAAGATCGATAATGAACATGATGCTGAAGTGGTTAAACTCGCCTCCCGGGCGGGCGCAGAACTGGGAGCCGATATCATCAAGACCAATTATACCGGAGATCCGGACACCTTCCAGGAAGTCATTGAAGGCTGCCCCGTGCCCCTGGTAATAGCTGGAGGCCCCCGGGTGGAGACCGACCGGGAACTTCTGGAAATGGTTAAAAACTCCGTAGATGTGGGAGGCGCTGGAGTGGCCATCGGACGGAACATTTTCCAGGCCAAATCACCCCGGAAGACTACCCGGGCCATTGCCGAAATCGTCCATAACAATCTGGGAGTGGATGAGGCCCTGAAGATTCTGAAAGGGTAA
- the hisD gene encoding histidinol dehydrogenase, with amino-acid sequence MKIIKLKDQAGDELLYRAQIDSESVIKPVREIISDVRKNGDQSLKYYTQKFDGVSLRDFQVSSQEIDTALERIEPPVSEALESAAQNITKFHQAQLPPEWSINVQEGITAGQIIRPLEKVGCYIPGGRAVYPSTILMTVIPARVAGVEKVICCTPPDQNGTVKDVVLAAAHLAGAHQIYKVGGAQAIAAMAYGTETIPMVDKIVGPGNIYVTAAKKEVYGTVDIDFPAGPSEVLILADEGGNPEYIALDLLAQAEHDPEAASVLVTTSPELAEEVSQLVKQELPLMKRREIIEESLAKYGHIFVASSMEEAVRFTNRYAPEHLIIMTNEPEKEMKNINNAGSIFLGDLTPVAAGDYGSGTNHVLPTSFCARMYSGLSTESFLKKPTVQKITKEGLDNLEKTVVTLAEYEGLYAHAESFKRRISRD; translated from the coding sequence ATGAAAATCATAAAATTAAAAGACCAGGCAGGAGATGAACTTCTGTATAGGGCCCAAATCGATTCAGAAAGCGTTATTAAACCCGTTCGGGAAATTATCAGTGACGTGCGGAAAAATGGGGATCAGAGTCTAAAGTATTATACCCAGAAGTTTGACGGAGTTTCCCTTAGGGATTTCCAGGTCAGCAGCCAGGAGATAGACACTGCCCTGGAAAGGATTGAACCCCCAGTTTCAGAGGCCCTGGAAAGTGCCGCCCAGAACATAACCAAATTTCACCAGGCACAGCTTCCTCCGGAATGGTCCATTAACGTTCAGGAAGGAATCACTGCGGGACAGATAATAAGGCCCCTGGAAAAGGTGGGCTGCTACATTCCTGGAGGCCGGGCAGTATATCCATCCACCATCCTCATGACCGTCATCCCAGCCCGGGTGGCTGGAGTAGAAAAGGTGATATGCTGCACTCCCCCAGACCAGAACGGTACGGTGAAGGATGTGGTCCTGGCTGCGGCTCACCTGGCCGGAGCCCACCAGATCTATAAGGTAGGAGGAGCTCAGGCCATCGCTGCCATGGCCTACGGCACCGAAACCATTCCCATGGTGGATAAAATCGTGGGCCCTGGAAACATCTACGTTACCGCCGCTAAGAAGGAGGTGTACGGAACGGTGGATATCGACTTCCCAGCCGGGCCATCGGAGGTGCTAATTCTGGCTGATGAAGGTGGAAACCCCGAGTACATTGCCCTGGATCTTTTAGCCCAGGCCGAACATGACCCGGAGGCTGCATCGGTACTGGTAACCACTTCCCCAGAACTGGCCGAGGAGGTCAGCCAACTGGTAAAGCAGGAACTGCCCCTCATGAAAAGACGAGAAATCATAGAGGAGTCACTAGCAAAATATGGGCACATATTTGTGGCCTCATCCATGGAAGAGGCGGTCCGGTTCACCAATCGCTACGCTCCGGAACACCTGATCATCATGACCAACGAACCGGAAAAAGAAATGAAAAATATCAACAATGCCGGTTCCATATTCCTGGGAGATTTAACCCCGGTGGCCGCAGGTGATTATGGATCCGGAACCAACCACGTGCTTCCCACCTCATTTTGTGCACGCATGTACTCTGGTTTATCCACCGAATCCTTCCTGAAAAAACCCACCGTCCAGAAAATCACTAAAGAAGGACTGGATAATCTAGAAAAAACGGTGGTGACCCTGGCCGAATATGAAGGATTATATGCCCACGCTGAATCTTTCAAAAGGAGAATATCCAGGGATTAA
- a CDS encoding NAD(P)/FAD-dependent oxidoreductase → MERIQMKSYDIAVVGGGPAGCMAAIKASEAGKKVVLLERNPEIGRKILLTGNGRCNLTNNSSLTGLIDRFGRRGSFFRSAFSSFTITDLVNFFQESGLEVKEEDGGRIFPITNRSQSVIDVLRAQLKKHKVTIIYNYRVKELRKMDGYFQLSNKTEDKKDHTNKQHFGPDSEQYISPDDDLIQATRVILSTGGASYPKTGSTGDGYGLAQKLGHNITPLKPGLVPLKIKENWALSLQGVVLKKVGLTFRHGKQGKIKGEGDILFTHFGVSGPTLLDLSQEVVKILDKEAEVKLYLDLMPTVPREQLEDILLSDFKKHSKRDLQNYLRSYLPLGFIKTFMEVVDIDPHKKLNQVNRKERLKLADNIKGLKITVSGHLPLSRAMVTCGGVSKNEIDPQTMESRLIPGLYLAGEIIAGCAPSGGYNLQQAFSTGFLAGASAIID, encoded by the coding sequence ATGGAAAGAATTCAAATGAAATCATACGACATCGCCGTGGTGGGAGGAGGCCCAGCAGGGTGTATGGCCGCCATTAAAGCCAGTGAAGCTGGTAAGAAGGTGGTGCTTCTGGAGAGAAACCCGGAAATTGGACGGAAAATTCTTTTAACCGGGAATGGGCGCTGCAATCTCACCAACAATTCCTCCCTCACGGGTTTAATTGACAGGTTCGGTAGAAGAGGATCCTTTTTTCGCTCCGCCTTTTCCAGTTTCACCATCACTGATCTGGTAAACTTCTTCCAAGAGTCCGGTCTGGAAGTGAAAGAGGAAGATGGAGGAAGAATCTTCCCCATAACCAACCGTTCACAATCGGTGATCGACGTACTGCGGGCCCAGTTGAAAAAACATAAAGTAACCATAATCTACAACTACCGGGTGAAGGAGTTAAGAAAAATGGATGGATACTTCCAGCTTTCCAACAAAACCGAGGATAAGAAGGATCACACCAATAAACAGCATTTTGGTCCTGACTCTGAACAATACATCTCTCCGGATGATGATCTAATCCAGGCCACCAGAGTTATCCTATCCACCGGCGGGGCCTCCTACCCCAAAACCGGATCCACCGGTGATGGCTATGGGCTGGCTCAGAAGTTGGGGCACAATATAACCCCCCTCAAACCAGGCTTAGTCCCCTTGAAGATTAAAGAAAATTGGGCTCTGTCCCTACAGGGAGTTGTGCTCAAAAAAGTGGGCCTTACCTTCCGACACGGGAAGCAGGGGAAGATAAAGGGAGAAGGCGATATCCTTTTCACCCACTTCGGTGTATCGGGACCCACCCTCCTGGATCTGAGCCAGGAGGTGGTGAAGATCCTGGACAAGGAAGCTGAAGTAAAGTTGTACCTGGATCTGATGCCCACTGTTCCCCGAGAACAATTGGAAGATATTCTGCTTTCTGATTTTAAGAAACATAGTAAAAGGGATCTGCAGAACTACCTTAGGAGTTATCTGCCCCTGGGTTTCATCAAGACCTTCATGGAGGTGGTGGATATTGATCCCCATAAGAAGTTGAACCAGGTTAATCGTAAGGAACGATTGAAACTTGCCGATAACATTAAAGGACTGAAAATCACAGTTAGTGGTCATCTACCATTATCTAGGGCTATGGTTACCTGTGGAGGTGTTTCTAAAAATGAAATTGACCCACAAACCATGGAATCTCGTCTGATCCCAGGCCTGTACCTGGCAGGGGAGATTATAGCAGGATGTGCCCCCAGTGGTGGCTACAATTTACAGCAGGCATTCTCTACCGGTTTTCTGGCCGGTGCTAGTGCTATTATCGATTGA
- a CDS encoding RimK/LysX family protein yields MDYSEYDRLKKQLSFNLKEENAIRSLNIQPDAFLPVLFSLKFGGDWSFKTRDLEALAVKEKITRYHEDKKEGYTLERVTLLVNPRVTDTEGRILRLEKCGNKKERELVERPYRVELQADDIILAELNPGSMEIVLKRMEGPLFFEGSAAYGVSHEMEHLEGLETSGKYLWEFNYRVE; encoded by the coding sequence TTGGATTATTCAGAGTATGATCGCTTGAAAAAACAACTCTCCTTTAACTTGAAGGAAGAAAACGCCATCAGAAGCCTGAATATCCAGCCTGATGCCTTTCTCCCCGTTCTTTTCTCCCTTAAATTCGGCGGGGACTGGAGCTTCAAAACCAGGGATCTGGAAGCATTAGCGGTTAAAGAGAAGATAACCCGCTACCATGAAGATAAAAAGGAAGGCTACACCCTGGAGAGGGTGACCCTCCTGGTAAATCCTAGGGTAACCGATACTGAGGGCCGGATACTGCGCCTGGAAAAATGCGGCAACAAGAAGGAGCGGGAACTGGTGGAAAGACCTTACCGTGTGGAACTACAGGCGGACGATATTATCCTAGCCGAGCTGAATCCGGGTTCCATGGAGATTGTGCTTAAACGTATGGAAGGACCATTATTCTTTGAGGGATCCGCGGCTTACGGTGTCTCCCATGAGATGGAACACCTGGAGGGACTGGAAACATCAGGCAAGTATCTCTGGGAGTTTAACTACCGGGTGGAATAG
- the aspS gene encoding aspartate--tRNA(Asn) ligase, with protein MTESLGDWRRTHYSRQVKPDMNSQKVTLMGWIHEIRDLGGIIFLLLRDRDGVTQITAPSKKVSPKLLEEIRKLRKESVVAVKGSVQESGKAPGGVEIIPEEIKLLNQSQQPLPLDPTEKVRAEIDTRLDSRFLDLRKHSVNSIFKIKSRMLHSVRLFLEEQEFIEINTPKLVASATEGGTELFPITYFEREAFLGQSPQLYKQMMMATSLDKVYEIAPIFRAEEHDTLRHLNEAISIDVEVAFADQDDVMILLEEMVANAIKDVKKSCSEELETIGVELEVPKTPFPRLQYSDVVDLVNAQGVNLRYGEDLSRAAEKAMGEVMDGYYFISGWPSEIKPFYVMPNSENPEISHAFDLMYRDLEISSGAMRVHLHDLLVDRIKSKGLNPDSFNRYLAAFQFGMPPHAGWGLGAERFTMCLTSAKNVRETVLFPRDRRRLTP; from the coding sequence TTGACAGAATCATTAGGAGATTGGAGACGAACCCATTATTCACGACAAGTAAAGCCCGATATGAACAGTCAGAAAGTCACTCTTATGGGATGGATTCACGAAATCCGTGACCTGGGTGGAATAATATTCCTGCTGTTAAGGGACCGGGATGGTGTAACCCAGATAACCGCTCCCAGCAAGAAGGTTTCACCGAAACTCTTGGAAGAGATCAGAAAACTCAGGAAAGAATCAGTGGTGGCAGTTAAGGGCAGCGTTCAGGAATCCGGCAAGGCCCCGGGTGGTGTGGAGATAATCCCTGAAGAGATAAAACTACTAAACCAGTCCCAGCAACCCCTACCCCTGGATCCCACCGAAAAGGTACGGGCGGAGATAGACACTCGACTGGATTCTCGCTTCCTGGACTTGCGTAAACACAGTGTGAACTCCATATTCAAGATAAAAAGTAGAATGCTCCATTCCGTCCGGCTGTTTCTGGAAGAACAGGAATTTATTGAAATTAACACCCCCAAACTGGTGGCTTCTGCCACCGAGGGAGGTACCGAACTTTTCCCCATAACCTACTTTGAAAGGGAGGCCTTCCTGGGCCAGAGTCCCCAGCTTTACAAGCAGATGATGATGGCCACCAGTCTGGACAAGGTTTACGAGATCGCACCCATCTTCCGGGCCGAGGAACATGACACCCTCCGACACCTTAACGAGGCCATCTCCATCGACGTGGAAGTGGCCTTCGCTGACCAGGACGATGTGATGATCCTCCTGGAGGAAATGGTGGCCAACGCCATAAAGGACGTGAAGAAAAGCTGCAGTGAGGAGCTGGAGACCATTGGTGTGGAACTGGAAGTTCCCAAAACACCCTTCCCCCGTCTACAGTACTCGGATGTGGTGGACCTGGTTAACGCCCAGGGGGTTAACCTCCGTTACGGCGAAGACCTTTCTCGGGCTGCAGAAAAGGCCATGGGAGAAGTAATGGATGGCTACTACTTCATCAGTGGTTGGCCCAGTGAGATCAAGCCCTTCTACGTCATGCCCAACAGTGAAAACCCCGAGATCAGTCATGCCTTTGACTTAATGTACCGGGATCTGGAGATATCCTCGGGGGCCATGCGGGTGCATCTGCATGATCTACTGGTAGATCGTATAAAAAGCAAGGGACTTAACCCTGATTCCTTCAACCGCTACCTGGCTGCCTTCCAGTTCGGCATGCCACCCCACGCGGGTTGGGGTCTGGGCGCGGAAAGATTTACCATGTGCCTCACCAGTGCCAAAAATGTAAGGGAAACTGTTCTCTTCCCCCGGGATCGCCGCCGGTTAACACCTTGA